The Primulina huaijiensis isolate GDHJ02 chromosome 17, ASM1229523v2, whole genome shotgun sequence genome window below encodes:
- the LOC140963525 gene encoding zinc finger CCCH domain-containing protein 20-like, whose protein sequence is MMLGERSHVAPPWTFAAEDPMSISLSPTIAANSFASNIDDYYNGVKALQVYLPSNNIDAVYPEPDNGGGGDFLVDAHSCDQFRMFEFKVKKCARGKAHDWTDCPFAHPGEKARRRDPKKFHYTANPCPDFRKGSCFKADLCEFAHGVFECWLHPARYRTQPCKDGMNCKRRVCFFAHSPDQLRVLSPRAEPVSSPIDSPPMSPMMANSVTDLVLSLRQLQLNKVKSMSSSSWLGAGAGSPPRMMMARNGYLSLPTTPTRPTIGCVDPWDISLCEEERPMMERVESGRSLRAKMFEKLSKENPLERVEPDPQPDPIPELGWVSELVK, encoded by the coding sequence ATGATGCTCGGAGAAAGAAGCCATGTTGCTCCGCCGTGGACCTTCGCCGCGGAAGATCCCATGTCCATATCGCTCAGCCCAACTATCGCTGCTAACTCATTTGCTTCCAATATTGATGATTACTACAACGGTGTGAAGGCGCTTCAGGTCTACCTTCCTTCCAACAACATTGATGCGGTCTATCCGGAGCCGGACAACGGTGGCGGTGGAGACTTCCTGGTGGACGCGCACTCGTGCGATCAGTTCCGGATGTTCGAGTTCAAGGTGAAGAAGTGCGCGCGTGGTAAGGCGCATGATTGGACTGACTGCCCTTTCGCTCATCCGGGGGAGAAGGCACGGCGGAGGGACCCGAAGAAGTTCCACTACACGGCTAACCCCTGCCCGGATTTCCGCAAGGGGAGTTGCTTCAAAGCCGACTTGTGCGAGTTCGCGCACGGTGTGTTTGAGTGCTGGCTCCACCCCGCCCGCTACCGCACGCAGCCATGCAAGGACGGTATGAACTGCAAGCGCAGGGTCTGTTTCTTCGCCCACTCTCCTGACCAGCTCCGCGTCCTGAGCCCACGCGCGGAGCCGGTCTCTTCGCCGATAGATTCTCCGCCTATGAGCCCAATGATGGCCAACTCTGTGACCGATCTGGTACTCTCCCTTCGGCAGCTGCAGCTGAACAAAGTGAAGTCCATGTCTTCTTCTTCCTGGTTGGGCGCGGGCGCAGGCTCTCCTCCCAGGATGATGATGGCTCGTAACGGATACTTGAGCCTGCCCACCACCCCGACCCGGCCCACGATCGGCTGCGTGGACCCCTGGGACATCTCTTTGTGCGAGGAGGAGCGGCCGATGATGGAGAGGGTTGAATCTGGGAGAAGCCTGAGGGCCAAAATGTTCGAGAAGCTGAGCAAAGAGAATCCTCTGGAACGGGTCGAACCGGATCCTCAGCCGGACCCAATCCCGGAACTGGGCTGGGTATCAGAGCTGGTAAAGTAG